A genomic region of Eucalyptus grandis isolate ANBG69807.140 chromosome 5, ASM1654582v1, whole genome shotgun sequence contains the following coding sequences:
- the LOC104443587 gene encoding probable purine permease 11, translated as MKKTVVDMDNPDLPYQRTRSYKWWIRVAAYILFLLSGQSAATLLGRLYYDKGGNSKWMATFVQSAGFPILIPLLIFFSPMFSNSTKSTRTQSPSKPKLSSLAFLYLAFGLLLTGDNMMYSYGLLYLPVSTYSLLCATQLAFNALFSFFLNSQKFTPFILNSIVLLTVSASLLAVHSDSDTTKISRAKYVIGFLCTLGASATYSLYLSLVQLSFEKVIKRETFSAVLDMQIYPSFVATCACVVGLFASGEWRKLGEEMKAYEEGRVSYLMTLIWTALTWQISSIGMLGLIFEVSSLFSNVISTLALPVVPILAVLFFHDKMDGIKVMAMILAIWGFISYVYQHYLDDAKSRKDETNVTEVSGGTTEMC; from the coding sequence ATGAAGAAGACTGTTGTGGATATGGACAATCCTGATCTTCCCTATCAAAGGACCAGAAGTTACAAATGGTGGATACGGGTCGCTGCCTacatcctcttcctcctctctggCCAATCCGCGGCGACCCTTTTAGGCAGACTGTATTATGACAAAGGCGGTAATAGCAAATGGATGGCCACTTTTGTTCAATCTGCTGGCTTCCCGATCCTCATACCTCTTCTAATTTTCTTCTCACCAATGTTCTCCAATTCAACCAAGTCTACAAGAACTCAATCTCCAAGCAAACCAAAGCTCTCTTCCTTAGCTTTCCTCTACCTCGCCTTTGGCCTGCTCTTGACTGGTGACAACATGATGTACTCATACGGTCTGCTCTATCTTCCCGTTTCCACTTACTCTCTCCTGTGTGCAACTCAATTGGCCTTCAATGcactcttttccttcttccttaaCTCCCAAAAGTTCACCCCATTCATTCTCAATTCCATCGTTCTGCTCACCGTGTCAGCCTCGCTCCTCGCGGTCCACTCGGACTCGGACACCACAAAGATCTCAAGAGCGAAGTATGTGATCGGATTCCTGTGTACCCTGGGAGCGTCTGCGACATATTCGTTGTATCTTTCATTAGTTCAGCTTTCCTTCGAGAAAGTGATCAAGAGAGAAACGTTTTCTGCTGTGCTGGATATGCAAATATACCCGTCTTTTGTGGCGACTTGCGCTTGCGTTGTTGGGCTTTTTGCGAGCGGAGAGTGGAGGAAACTAGGCGAGGAGATGAAGGCATACGAGGAGGGAAGAGTGTCATACTTGATGACATTAATTTGGACAGCGCTGACATGGCAGATCTCCTCGATCGGTATGCTCGGGCTGATTTTTGAGGTATCGTCGCTGTTTTCCAATGTCATCAGTACCTTGGCATTGCCGGTTGTTCCGATTCTTGCAGTGCTATTCTTCCATGACAAGATGGATGGGATTAAGGTGATGGCTATGATTTTGGCAATCTGGGGATTCATTTCTTACGTCTATCAGCATTACTTGGATGATGCTAAATCCAGAAAAGATGAAACCAATGTCACTGAGGTTTCCGGGGGTACCACAGAGATGTGTTGA
- the LOC104443588 gene encoding putative invertase inhibitor: MQDPSLFSPASCCCLFCLLALLATTHLTMSVKTMDIINLTCEKCSRESPVFNCTFCSESLQAVPVSHFTNLQGLGIISMELALLNASTTISSIEKMLRNGSLDPFQLGCLRDCKDLYLDASKTLVDATGAFMVGHYGIANMQVNAAMEAATTCEDGFEEREGEACPLTRENYDLFQLCDIALCIIRSLSLSFPS, translated from the coding sequence ATGCAGGACCCTTCGTTGTTCTCCCCAGCATCTTGCTGCTGCCTCTTCTGCCTGCTTGCTCTCCTAGCAACGACCCACTTGACAATGAGTGTGAAAACCATGGACATAATCAACCTAACCTGCGAAAAGTGCTCGCGAGAATCCCCTGTCTTTAACTGTACCTTCTGTTCGGAGTCTCTCCAAGCCGTCCCGGTGAGCCATTTCACTAACCTCCAAGGCCTAGGAATCATTTCCATGGAGCTAGCCCTGTTAAATGCATCCACCACCATCTCAAGCATAGAGAAAATGCTAAGGAATGGGAGTCTTGACCCTTTTCAGTTGGGTTGCTTGAGGGATTGCAAGGATCTTTACTTGGATGCATCGAAGACGCTGGTTGATGCAACTGGGGCTTTCATGGTGGGGCACTATGGGATTGCTAACATGCAGGTGAATGCAGCCATGGAAGCAGCAACGACATGTGAGGATGggtttgaagagagagaaggagaagctTGTCCACTGACAAGGGAGAATTATGACCTATTTCAGCTGTGTGATATTGCTCTATGCATCATTCGCTCGCTTTCTTTGAGTTTTCCTTCTTAA
- the LOC104445947 gene encoding putative invertase inhibitor translates to MTSFLPLVTLVCLLFYFAQANDQDNNIVHGSCKRAADGDPNISYEFCVACFEADRMSQPANVEDLALISINLTISNATKVSSCISKLLQNKTLDHFARDCLTTCLELYSDAYSTLRGVVDDLGSRDYYKANVDVSAAMDAAVTCEDGFKEREGLVSPLTKENDMFFQLNAISLAFIKMLH, encoded by the coding sequence ATGACGTCTTTCTTGCCTCTAGTAACTCTTGTTTGCCTTCTGTTTTATTTTGCACAGGCCAATGATCAGGACAACAACATCGTTCATGGGAGCTGCAAAAGAGCTGCTGACGGCGATCCAAACATAAGCTACGAATTCTGTGTCGCGTGCTTTGAAGCCGACCGGATGAGCCAACCTGCAAATGTTGAAGATCTCGCTCTCATCTCCATCAACCTCACCATCTCAAATGCCACCAAGGTCAGTTCCTGCATATCGAAACTCCTCCAGAACAAGACACTTGACCATTTCGCTAGAGACTGCTTGACAACGTGCTTGGAGCTGTACTCCGATGCGTATTCTACATTGAGAGGCGTTGTGGATGATCTTGGTTCGAGAGATTATTACAAAGCTAATGTGGATGTAAGTGCAGCGATGGATGCCGCGGTCACTTGTGAAGATGGGTTTAAAGAGAGGGAAGGTCTAGTGTCTCCTTTGACCAAAGAGAACGACATGTTTTTCCAATTGAATGCGATTTCCCTCGCTTTCATCAAAATGCTACATTGA